One Propionispora vibrioides DNA window includes the following coding sequences:
- a CDS encoding ammonium transporter, which produces MEQVMAISAGDTTFVLVSAALVMFMIPGVAFFYGGMVGQKNVLNTLTQVLVVLAIVSIEWVVFGYSLSFGPDHGGLIGDMSMLGLQGVGPAGNADYAPTIPHLVFVIFQMMFAVITPALISGSVVERMRFPAFVAFTFIWSAVVYNPLAHWVWGVGGWLREMGALDFAGGTVVHISSGIAGLVACVMLGKRRKQTRPHHLPMAVLGAAMLWFGWFGFNSGSALAANALAANAFLVTHLSAAAGAAAWLVVECLHEGKPSLLGLISGAVAGLVAITPAAGFVTAMSSIIIGLLSGGICYFSVTIMKGRLGYDDSLDAFGIHGVGGIWGAVATGLFATTSVNSAGADGLFYGNAALLVPQLVGVLAACAFSGIATYVIMKLLGAVMAIRTEAAVESTGLDISEHGQEAYELTLATALPLPKEKFLV; this is translated from the coding sequence ATGGAGCAGGTAATGGCAATCAGTGCGGGAGACACAACGTTTGTATTAGTTTCGGCGGCATTGGTCATGTTTATGATCCCCGGGGTGGCTTTTTTTTATGGCGGCATGGTGGGACAGAAAAATGTATTGAACACACTGACCCAGGTATTGGTTGTGCTGGCCATTGTATCAATAGAGTGGGTTGTGTTTGGCTACAGTTTATCCTTCGGACCGGATCATGGCGGGTTGATCGGCGATATGAGCATGCTGGGGCTGCAAGGGGTAGGGCCTGCCGGCAATGCCGATTATGCTCCGACTATTCCGCATTTGGTATTTGTTATTTTTCAGATGATGTTTGCCGTGATTACACCGGCGTTGATTTCCGGTTCTGTCGTAGAAAGAATGCGGTTTCCCGCGTTTGTTGCCTTCACATTTATCTGGAGTGCTGTGGTGTATAATCCGCTGGCTCACTGGGTTTGGGGCGTAGGTGGCTGGCTGCGGGAAATGGGGGCGTTGGATTTCGCCGGCGGTACGGTGGTTCATATCAGCTCAGGCATCGCCGGTCTGGTTGCCTGTGTCATGCTGGGCAAGCGCCGTAAGCAGACCCGGCCGCATCATTTGCCTATGGCCGTGCTGGGAGCCGCTATGCTGTGGTTTGGCTGGTTCGGTTTCAATAGCGGCAGCGCATTGGCGGCCAATGCGCTGGCGGCTAACGCATTTTTAGTGACCCATCTTTCGGCGGCAGCCGGGGCGGCAGCCTGGCTTGTCGTGGAATGTCTGCATGAGGGAAAACCCTCGCTGCTTGGCCTGATCAGTGGCGCGGTGGCCGGTTTGGTTGCCATTACGCCGGCGGCCGGTTTTGTCACGGCCATGTCTTCGATTATTATCGGACTGTTGTCCGGCGGTATTTGTTATTTTTCCGTTACGATTATGAAGGGCCGCCTGGGCTATGACGATTCGCTGGACGCTTTTGGCATTCACGGGGTCGGCGGTATCTGGGGTGCGGTGGCTACCGGATTGTTTGCCACAACATCGGTCAACAGTGCCGGGGCCGACGGCTTATTCTACGGTAACGCCGCCCTGCTGGTACCGCAGCTTGTAGGTGTGCTGGCTGCCTGCGCTTTCAGCGGCATAGCAACCTATGTCATCATGAAGCTGTTAGGCGCTGTCATGGCCATCCGTACAGAGGCGGCAGTCGAAAGCACGGGCCTTGATATCAGCGAACACGGGCAGGAAGCGTATGAACTGACGCTGGCTACGGCGTTGCCTCTGCCCAAAGAGAAGTTTTTGGTCTAG
- a CDS encoding MFS transporter, translating to MPTNPLPFDEERLISKLRWRIVPFIFLLYIVAMMDRVNISFAALEMNKALSISSTTFGMIAGIFFIAYFFFEIPSNVLMHKLGSRLWMARILITWGLVTVVTGFIQNATQLGILRVLLGIAEAGFYPGMILYMTYWFPSKHLAKTLAIFMTGMALNNIITGPISTWIMDNVHWMNLEGWRWLFILEGIPAIVLGIITLFYLIDRPEQATFLTAEEKTWLIDQLKKEHEHKLAKTKVSKWEVLKNIRVWHLAIIFFGYVSSMYGLSMWVPQIIKALGKTLSNTQVGLISTLPYICGVFAMVAVARHSDKTMERRYHVGLPISLAFIGLIALTLTTDITWSLAWIALSTVGIYGFAGTFWTLPSAFLSEETAAVGIALINSIANLGGFAGPYMVGYLKDLTGSTTSSMYVLATCALLTCLLTLAIPEKLVSTGTTAGSPEEEPQPDSAHTSV from the coding sequence ATGCCGACAAATCCGCTTCCCTTTGATGAAGAACGGTTGATCAGCAAATTGCGCTGGAGGATTGTCCCTTTTATCTTCTTATTATATATCGTGGCCATGATGGACCGGGTTAACATTAGTTTCGCCGCCCTGGAAATGAACAAGGCCTTAAGCATCTCTTCCACTACCTTTGGAATGATCGCCGGTATCTTCTTTATTGCCTACTTCTTTTTTGAAATCCCCAGTAACGTACTCATGCACAAACTTGGTTCCCGGCTTTGGATGGCCCGTATTCTAATCACCTGGGGATTAGTTACTGTCGTAACCGGCTTTATTCAAAATGCTACCCAGTTGGGAATCTTGCGCGTTCTCCTGGGAATTGCCGAAGCCGGCTTCTATCCCGGCATGATTCTTTATATGACCTACTGGTTCCCTTCCAAACATCTAGCTAAAACACTGGCCATATTTATGACTGGCATGGCGCTGAACAATATCATCACCGGCCCGATTTCCACCTGGATTATGGACAATGTCCACTGGATGAATCTGGAGGGCTGGCGCTGGCTGTTTATCCTGGAAGGCATCCCGGCGATCGTCTTAGGGATTATCACTTTATTCTACTTAATTGACCGGCCGGAACAAGCCACTTTTTTAACTGCCGAAGAAAAAACCTGGCTCATTGATCAGTTAAAAAAGGAACATGAACACAAACTGGCCAAAACAAAAGTATCAAAATGGGAAGTGTTAAAAAATATCAGAGTCTGGCATCTGGCGATTATTTTCTTCGGCTATGTAAGCTCTATGTACGGCCTGAGCATGTGGGTGCCACAGATTATTAAGGCTCTCGGAAAAACCTTATCCAATACCCAGGTCGGCTTGATCTCGACCCTGCCTTATATTTGCGGCGTATTCGCCATGGTCGCAGTGGCCCGGCACTCGGATAAAACGATGGAACGGCGCTATCATGTGGGCTTGCCGATTTCCCTTGCTTTTATCGGACTAATCGCCCTTACACTGACTACCGACATCACCTGGTCGCTGGCCTGGATTGCCCTCAGTACGGTTGGCATCTACGGTTTTGCCGGAACCTTCTGGACGCTGCCCAGCGCTTTTCTCTCCGAAGAAACTGCCGCGGTCGGCATTGCCCTGATTAATTCAATCGCCAATCTTGGCGGCTTTGCCGGGCCCTATATGGTAGGCTATCTAAAGGACCTAACCGGCTCCACCACAAGCAGTATGTACGTATTGGCCACCTGCGCCTTGCTAACCTGCCTGCTAACACTGGCCATCCCGGAAAAACTGGTCAGTACCGGGACTACGGCCGGATCACCCGAGGAAGAACCCCAGCCTGATTCGGCTCATACTTCAGTATAA